One genomic window of Fusarium keratoplasticum isolate Fu6.1 chromosome 3, whole genome shotgun sequence includes the following:
- a CDS encoding Fungal-trans domain-containing protein, with amino-acid sequence MSEDRMSDHGSMYLPTIIACFGPSGDDAQNFSKAQSFEAPTTRFVCDCGKSYMRKEHLRRHQSTHDGEPQKCHICGQLYWRKDVLQRHLATHEDHPPARPRACDACRANKTKCDGNGVVDCTFCKKKSISCHYSLRRSRARKGAAAKGYDATRFDHPSSHNASTDEPAQKAAPAVIAEASGLSSMANTDSPSSQNAPSPPHPHIGTTAKPETPSDTAYLKMILQELSTSPPRSSPLHDTDFPDTMETWMQNCFESYVNRFHHRWHIITAPTYELKKKPYDNAASVLMIGSYFSHAAEQTHLSIEIHEKLMGHYLQLTESVVESKRIPDTVRQLETYQSILMNIIFGLSLAQERTAARASHLCGRLIETMRSTGFFVQSQAQSILQSEFPGDYSPWIGMFIDEWKRLICNLFKVETEISLLYRQCPRLLNKELSIPLPSTFSLRNCHDFGTFTHREKRESSGRNVKLSMMMRYPDWFLPDPLLVEDIHLGLCGLAFDLFDQPQLHSVSNSRDNAAAISSRANIVRRLAIWAVHIQVISEKLSSDASNPGDHDLVTAYLQREDETSALSYDRSVVKDRIQDIFQQTTTLYDKLQTLLSVDERN; translated from the exons ATGTCAGAAGATAGAATGAGTGATCATGGAAGTATGTATCTCCCCACTATCATAGCCTGCT TTGGGCCTAGCGGAGACGATGCACAGAACTTTTCGAAGGCTCAGTCGTTCGAAGCTCCTACCACTCGCTTCGTCTGTGACTGCGGTAAGAGTTACATGCGTAAAGAACATCTCCGACGTCATCAATCCACTCATGACGGAGAGCCACAGAAGTGCCACATCTGTGGGCAGCTCTATTGGCGCAA AGACGTTCTTCAGCGTCACTTGGCCACTCATGAAGATCATCCTCCAGCTAGACCACGCGCTTGCGATGCTTGTCGCGCAAACAAGACCAAGTGCGATGGCAATGGAGTCGTTGATTGCACATTTTGCAAGAAAAAGTCCATCTCTTGCCACTATTCTCTGCGTCGCTCGAGGGCTCGAAAAGGCGCTGCTGCGAAAGGATACGACGCGACACGTTTCGATCATCCCTCATCCCACAATGCTTCTACAGACGAGCCTGCTCAGAAAGCGGCACCTGCAGTCATAGCAGAGGCCAGTGGCCTATCTTCTATGGCGAACACAGACTCGCCAAGCTCTCAGAATGCTCCATCGCCCCCACATCCGCACATTGGCACGACTGCTAAGCCTGAGACCCCTAGTGATACGGCTTATCTAAAAATGATCCTTCAAGAACTATCTACATCACCGCCCAGATCGAGTCCCTTGCATGACACAGATTTCCCCGATACCATGGAAACGTGGATGCAAAATTGCTTTGAATCTTATGTTAATCGTTTTCATCATCGATGGCATATCATTACCGCGCCTACCTacgagctcaagaagaagccttATGACAACGCAGCATCCGTCCTCATGATTGGATCCTATTTTTCTCACGCAGCAGAACAGACACACTTGAGTATTGAAATTCACGAGAAATTAATGGGTCATTATCTGCAGCTAACA GAATCGGTAGTAGAAAGCAAAAGGATACCGGATACAGTGAGACAGCTTGAGACCTACCAGTCGATTTTGATGAATATCATCTTCGGATTATCCTTAGCT CAAGAGAGAACCGCAGCACGAGCTAGCCACTTATGTGGTCGATTAATCGAGACGATGCGGAGTACTGGTTTCTTCGTCCAGTCCCAGGCACAGAGTATCCTCCAGAGCGAATTCCCCGGTGATTATAGTCCTTGGATCGGTATGTTTATAGACGAGTGGAAAAG ACTCATTTGTAATCTATTCAAGGTAGAGACAGAAATATCTCTCCTTTATCGACAGTGTCCCCGGCTGCTCAACAAAGAGCTTAGTATACCCCTACCATCAACCTTCTCTTTGCGGAACTGTCATGATTTCGGCACTTTTACTCATCGGGAAAAGCGCGAAAGTTCAGGCCGCAACGTCAAattgtccatgatgatgagatatCCTGACTGGTTCCTCCCTGATCCATTACTCGTCGAAGACATCCACCTCGGCCTTTGTGGTCTGGCTTTCGATCTCTTCGACCAACCGCAACTTCACTCGGTCTCAAACTCGCGAGATAATGCCGCAGCCATCTCTAGCCGCGCCAACATTGTGCGACGGCTTGCAATTTGGGCTGTGCATATTCAGGTTATATCTGAGAAACTTTCATCCGACGCATCTAACCCAGGCGATCACGATCTCGTAACTGCGTACCTTCAGCGAGAAGATGAGACTAGCGCCTTGTCGTATGATAGGTCAGTTGTCAAAGATCGTATTCAAGATATCTTTCAACAGACGACAACGCTGTATGACAAACTTCAGACTCTACTTTCAGTTGATGAGCGAAATTGA
- a CDS encoding NAD(P)-bd-dom domain-containing protein, with translation MASQYAKDQPEGFVNAIKHVAIVGAAGQIGKVFTEHLLKSPGNQTVTALTRKGSNTTVPDGVKLAHVDYDDEATLIEALKGQDFLVITMALTAPPDTHSKIVRAAGKAGVPYIVPNAYGVNFYANPKMQEDIEALKYIYANVKEIEEVGSQWLGITPNFWYEYSLGVGPFTYGFDFPNKSVTFYDDGKTRVNTTTWPQTGRTLVSLVNLKKLPEDENDKSTTLAQFVNKPVYIKSFTLNQRELLDSVNELLGQTDKDWNITYQPAAERFQQGLEELSNGVGTGFLKALYARSFYPTGEGVFETHNSLLGLPEESLAEATLASHNWAIAQAKKAEK, from the exons atggcatccCAATACGCAAAGGACCAGCCTGAAGGCTTTGTCAATGCCATCAAGCATGTGGCTATTGTTGGC GCCGCAGGACAGATAGGCAAAGTGTTCACTGAGCATCTCCTCAAGTCGCCTGGAAACCAGACGGTCACCGCCCTTACTCGTAAAGGCAGTAACACCACCGTGCCGGATGGCGTGAAGCTTGCTCATGTCGACTATGATGACGAGGCTACGCTGATCGAAGCCTTGAAAGGCCAAGACTTCTTggtcatcaccatggcccTTACTGCACCTCCAGACACCCATAGCAAAATCGTCAGAGCAGCCGGAAAGGCAGGAGTTCCTTACATAGTGCCAAACGCCTATGGTGTAAACTTCTATGCCAACCCAAAGATGCAAGAGGACATCGAAGCGCTGAAGTACATCTACGCCAatgtcaaggagattgaggaggtTGGTTCCCAGTGGCTCGGCATCACACCCAACTTCTGGTACGAATACAGCCTCGGTGTTGGACCTTTCACGTACGGCTTCGATTTCCCGAACAAATCCGTCACCTTCTACGATGACGGAAAGACTCGCGTCAACACGACTACTTGGCCCCAGACTGGACGTACATTGGTCTCGTTGgtcaacctcaagaagctcccgGAGGATGAAAACGACAAGTCCACCACCCTGGCACAGTTCGTGAACAAACCCGTCTACATCAAGAGCTTCACTCTTAACCAGCGGGAGTTACTCGATAGCGTCAACGAGCTACTGGGTCAGACTGACAAGGACTGGAACATCACCTACCAGCCAGCCGCTGAGCGTTTCCAGCAGGGGTTGGAGGAGCTTTCCAATGGAGTTGGCACTGGCTTCCTGAAGGCCCTGTACGCTCGCTCGTTCTACCCGACTGGCGAAGGTGTTTTTGAAACTCACAATAGCCTTCTGGGTTTACCCGAGGAGAGCTTGGCTGAAGCTACACTGGCTTCGCATAACTGGGCTATTGCacaagccaagaaggccgagaaaTAA
- a CDS encoding PKS-ER domain-containing protein translates to MASMKALVVTPKDKQVAVQDIPVPEPGPSEILIQVGAVALNRVDWLYTANPVAAQDRRVVGSDFAGVITKVGTDVEKLDDPRTQVGTRVAGFVQGACSVNERPGAFAQYVCVEWDLVWHVPEGMSLGEAASVSMCGLTAAQGVFSRLQLPCPFAETEGFGRLGLKPGDEVNVLIYGATASLGLFAAQLVRLSEQFSGTKIRLIGVASASKHDLLREKPYKFDVLIDYHDADWPEQVRKLTEASGGVHYAVDAVSVSPTVEQVDSILAPDGRFAVYRSPALGKFDINKLQHNPVIGAVWEGLGVEIGYQGASIPANPEARRFAVEFFAFLGSEASQGKAKLAGNPIRQMPGGLDKIADGLALVSPNKIPGVRPISAEKAVYTIV, encoded by the exons ATGGCAAGCATGAAGGCTTTAGTTGTAACACCGAAAGATAAGCAGGTGGCCGTCCAGGACATACCCGTCCCGGAGCCCGGTCCATCAGAAATCTTGATCCAGGTTGGCGCTGTTGCCTTGAACCGAGTTGACTGGCTGTATACGGCCAACCCTGTCGCTGCCCAGGATCGCCGTGTAGTTGGGAGTGACTTTGCGGGTGTGATCACGAAAGTCGGCACAGATGTCGAGAAACTAGATGATCCCCGTACCCAAGTCGGCACTCGCGTTGCAGGGTTTGTTCAAGGCG CCTGTTCTGTCAACGAGCGACCGGGTGCATTTGCGCAATACGTCTGTGTTGAATGGGATCTGGTTTGGCATGTTCCTGAAGGCATGTCTCTCGGGGAAGCCGCCAGTGTCAGCATGTGCGGTCTCACTGCAGCCCAAGGAGTATTCAGCAGGCTTCAACTTCCGTGCCCCTTTGCGGAGACAGAAGGCTTCGGTAGGCTCGGGCTGAAGCCTGGGGACGAAGTCAACGTTCTTATTTACGGAGCGACCGCGTCTCTGGGCCTTTTTGCGGCACAGCTGGTCCGATTGAGCGAGCAGTTCTCAGGCACAAAGATCCGTCTCATTGGGGTGGCTAGCGCATCCAAGCACGACTTGCTGCGAGAGAAACCCTACAAATTCGATGTTCTGATTGACTACCACGACGCTGATTGGCCCGAGCAAGTCCGAAAATTGACGGAAGCCTCTGGAGGTGTTCATTACGCCGTCGATGCCGTTTCTGTTTCGCCAACCGTGGAACAAGTCGATTCGATTCTGGCTCCTGACGGCCGTTTTGCAGTATATCGAAGTCCGGCTCTCGGGAAGTtcgacatcaacaagctGCAGCACAATCCCGTGATTGGTGCAGTGTGGGAGGGCCTAGGCGTGGAAATTGGCTATCAAG GTGCTAGCATTCCAGCAAACCCAGAAGCACGTAGATTTGCAGTCGAGTTTTTCGCATTTCTTGGTTCGGAAGCCTCGCAAGGAAAGGCGAAGTTGGCAGGCAACCCAATCCGCCAGATGCCTGGTGGTCTCGACAAGATTGCTGATGGTCTTGCGCTCGTATCTCCAAACAAGATACCTGGCGTTCGCCCGATCAGTGCAGAAAAGGCTGTCTACACTATTGTGTAA